The following coding sequences are from one Granulicella sp. L56 window:
- a CDS encoding isoprenylcysteine carboxylmethyltransferase family protein has protein sequence MKATMFEFRFRFLIHFVIIVLGFTAPWDRWLHVDSSGPNAHVWGTLAAYLAMLKSGTVGIATAFNVLLIVGIVCALAGAALRTWGSAYLGANTVKAHTFQGNGVVASGPYRFVRNPLYLGTVIHVLALALLMPPSGAVFTIVAIVVFQIRLILGEEAFLAAKLGEPYLAYCARVPRLLPALTPRVASSQTPAAWGTALLGEIYMWGVAIAFIAVGYRYNAFLITQGVIVSLGVSLVARALIPKASVPQDGVTPID, from the coding sequence ATGAAAGCTACAATGTTTGAGTTTCGGTTTCGCTTCCTGATTCACTTCGTCATCATCGTGCTGGGCTTTACGGCGCCGTGGGACCGCTGGCTGCATGTGGACTCGTCTGGCCCTAACGCGCACGTCTGGGGGACGCTGGCGGCCTATCTGGCGATGCTGAAGTCGGGTACGGTCGGCATTGCGACCGCGTTCAACGTGCTGCTGATCGTTGGCATTGTTTGTGCGCTCGCGGGTGCTGCGCTGCGTACATGGGGCTCGGCGTATCTAGGAGCCAATACCGTCAAGGCGCATACGTTTCAGGGCAACGGCGTGGTCGCTTCCGGGCCTTATCGTTTCGTGCGCAATCCGCTCTACCTCGGGACCGTGATCCATGTGCTGGCTCTGGCGCTGCTGATGCCGCCGAGCGGCGCTGTGTTCACGATCGTTGCGATTGTGGTTTTTCAGATTCGATTGATTCTGGGCGAAGAGGCTTTTCTTGCGGCGAAGCTGGGCGAGCCTTATCTGGCCTACTGTGCGCGGGTTCCGCGGCTGCTGCCTGCGCTTACGCCGCGTGTGGCTTCATCGCAGACGCCTGCTGCGTGGGGTACGGCTTTGCTTGGCGAGATTTATATGTGGGGTGTGGCGATTGCGTTTATCGCCGTGGGGTATCGGTATAACGCGTTTTTGATTACGCAGGGCGTGATCGTCTCGCTGGGTGTGTCGCTGGTGGCGCGTGCGCTGATTCCGAAGGCATCGGTGCCGCAGGATGGTGTGACACCGATTGATTAG
- a CDS encoding ParB/RepB/Spo0J family partition protein has protein sequence MPTATTHDPKRRALGKGLESLLPARPAVVPQIAATAAVESNGKPLEIPLDHIERNPFQTRTRFDDAKMAELAASIAATGVVQPILVRPLDVPNRYQLIAGERRWLASRRVGKSTIPAIVRQVSDEQTLEITIVENLQRADLNPMEQARAYQRLSQQFHLTQEQMATRTGKERASVANFLRLLRLPETVQQKVESGDLSFGHARALLSLDTAESMSAAAQKVIALSLSVRQTETYVQGLINPESKQKKADKAKPEVDPNVREAEDKLRRTLGLKVQIEDKKGKGRVIIEYSGLEDFDAILTALGGQD, from the coding sequence ATGCCAACCGCTACCACTCACGATCCTAAGCGCCGGGCGCTGGGCAAAGGTCTCGAATCTCTGCTGCCTGCACGTCCGGCAGTCGTTCCCCAGATCGCGGCTACGGCTGCCGTCGAATCGAACGGCAAGCCGCTCGAGATTCCGCTCGACCATATTGAGCGCAACCCCTTTCAGACGCGTACGCGCTTTGATGACGCGAAGATGGCCGAACTGGCCGCTTCGATTGCGGCGACGGGCGTGGTGCAGCCGATCCTGGTGAGGCCGCTGGATGTGCCGAACCGCTATCAACTGATCGCGGGCGAGCGCCGCTGGCTGGCGAGCCGTCGCGTTGGCAAGTCGACGATCCCGGCGATCGTGCGACAGGTGTCGGATGAGCAGACGCTCGAGATCACGATTGTCGAGAATCTGCAGCGTGCCGATCTGAACCCGATGGAGCAGGCGCGGGCGTATCAGCGGTTGAGCCAGCAGTTTCACCTGACACAGGAGCAGATGGCGACGCGCACCGGCAAGGAGCGGGCCAGTGTGGCTAACTTCCTTCGTTTGTTGCGTTTGCCGGAGACGGTGCAGCAGAAGGTGGAGTCCGGCGACCTGAGCTTCGGCCATGCGCGGGCGCTGCTGTCGCTGGATACGGCGGAGTCGATGAGTGCGGCAGCGCAAAAGGTGATTGCGCTGTCTCTGTCGGTGCGGCAGACGGAGACGTATGTTCAGGGGCTGATCAATCCGGAGTCGAAACAGAAGAAGGCGGACAAGGCGAAGCCCGAGGTGGACCCCAATGTTCGCGAGGCCGAGGACAAGCTGCGGCGGACGCTGGGCTTGAAAGTCCAGATCGAAGATAAAAAAGGCAAGGGACGGGTGATTATCGAGTACTCCGGGCTGGAGGATTTTGATGCGATTCTAACTGCGCTGGGTGGGCAGGATTAA
- a CDS encoding ParA family protein: MAALLHTENDIAHAAYARYPFIYQAMPENPPSSKPQPSAPSGSKPTPEPSGATGSKVLAVVNQKGGVGKTTTAINLAAALALEGLQTLLIDCDPQANTTGGLGFGRDEERSSIYDLLMGHAAADKIIVPTEVENLSLIPGSKNLIGANIELVAQDRREYRLRDALEPVRARYPFIILDCPPALDLLTLNSLVAADGLLVPMQAEYFALEGISELMSTLDRVTQSFNPKLSLEGVLLTMYDDRTNLSQQVTENLKGFFADKLLTTTIPRNIRLAEAPSHGKPVSLYDPKSRGAEAYRELAMELLARNQIKSPEEQRRKASAAAAASSLKSFQQPEKKRFWRSSK; this comes from the coding sequence ATGGCGGCGCTTCTCCACACCGAGAACGATATTGCGCATGCGGCCTATGCCCGATACCCTTTCATCTACCAAGCCATGCCCGAAAATCCTCCATCCAGTAAGCCTCAGCCAAGCGCTCCTTCCGGTTCCAAGCCCACCCCTGAACCATCCGGCGCGACCGGTTCCAAGGTGCTCGCAGTCGTCAATCAGAAGGGTGGAGTCGGCAAGACGACTACCGCTATCAATCTTGCCGCCGCGCTCGCGCTGGAGGGCCTGCAGACCCTGCTGATCGATTGCGATCCCCAGGCGAATACTACCGGCGGCCTCGGCTTCGGGCGCGACGAAGAGCGTTCGAGCATCTACGACCTGCTGATGGGCCATGCCGCTGCCGACAAGATCATCGTGCCGACCGAGGTCGAGAACCTCTCGCTGATTCCCGGCAGCAAAAACCTGATCGGCGCGAACATCGAGCTGGTAGCGCAGGACCGCCGCGAGTACCGGTTGCGCGATGCGCTGGAGCCGGTCCGTGCCAGGTACCCCTTCATCATTTTGGATTGTCCGCCCGCGCTGGATTTGCTGACGCTGAACTCGCTGGTGGCGGCGGATGGGTTGTTGGTGCCGATGCAGGCGGAGTACTTCGCGCTGGAGGGCATCTCGGAGCTGATGTCGACGCTCGACCGGGTGACGCAGTCCTTTAATCCGAAGCTGTCGCTGGAGGGCGTGTTGTTGACGATGTATGACGACCGCACCAACCTCTCGCAGCAGGTGACGGAGAACCTGAAGGGGTTCTTCGCCGACAAGCTGTTGACGACAACGATTCCACGTAACATTCGGCTGGCCGAAGCGCCCAGCCACGGCAAGCCGGTCTCGCTCTACGATCCCAAGTCGCGGGGAGCGGAGGCTTACCGCGAGCTCGCGATGGAGCTGCTGGCGCGCAACCAGATCAAGAGCCCCGAGGAGCAGCGCCGCAAGGCTTCCGCTGCTGCTGCCGCGAGTTCGCTGAAGTCGTTCCAGCAGCCGGAGAAGAAGAGGTTTTGGCGGTCTTCGAAGTAA
- the rsmG gene encoding 16S rRNA (guanine(527)-N(7))-methyltransferase RsmG, translated as MATLSESVIASLLQPYLAPPAGILPQLSAYLDLLLKWNARTNLTAIRDPEEIVRRHFGESLFAARHLAADTPTLLDLGSGAGFPGVPIALLHPEIQVTLAESQNKKASFLREVVRTLGLSTEVWAGRVEAMPAERQFHSVALRAVDNMAVAVAAAESRALRQVVLLTSAASAPALVKFPLQTTVAIPGSQSGVLLIASRG; from the coding sequence ATGGCCACGCTCTCAGAGTCCGTAATTGCAAGCCTGCTACAACCCTACCTCGCGCCGCCTGCGGGCATTCTTCCCCAGCTTTCGGCGTATCTCGACCTTTTGCTTAAGTGGAATGCCCGTACCAACCTGACTGCCATCCGTGATCCGGAAGAGATCGTTCGCCGCCACTTTGGCGAAAGCCTGTTTGCCGCACGGCATCTGGCTGCTGACACGCCGACGCTGCTTGATTTAGGCTCTGGGGCGGGCTTTCCCGGAGTTCCTATTGCTTTGCTGCATCCTGAGATCCAGGTCACCCTTGCAGAGTCGCAGAACAAGAAGGCGAGCTTTCTCCGCGAGGTGGTGCGTACGCTTGGGCTCTCGACCGAGGTCTGGGCCGGCCGGGTGGAGGCGATGCCTGCAGAGCGGCAGTTCCACAGCGTGGCGCTGCGGGCCGTGGATAATATGGCTGTGGCGGTTGCTGCGGCCGAGTCGCGTGCGCTGCGTCAGGTGGTTTTGCTGACAAGTGCGGCCAGTGCTCCGGCGCTGGTGAAGTTTCCTCTACAGACCACGGTTGCTATACCCGGCTCGCAGAGCGGGGTATTGTTGATTGCTTCGCGGGGTTGA
- a CDS encoding aldo/keto reductase: MSMEKVKLGSQGAIVSRMGLGCMGMSEFYGERNDEESAATLLRALDLGINFLDTADVYGIGDNEELIGKTIASRRDEVFLATKFANLRTKADPNTWSLSGKPEYVRAACDASLQRLGLDHIDLYYQHRVDPNTPIEDTVGAMAELVKQGKVRYLGLSEASPATIRRAHKVHPITALQTEYSLWERHVEAEILPTVRELGIGFVPYSPLGRGFLTGTIAKVSDLGEKDTRNARYPRFSNEALAQNQVLVERVRAIAERKGVKAGQLALAWVLAQGEDVVPIPGTKRRKYLEENAAAASIKLTPAEVEELAAAVPQEEITGERYAEASLKSIDKSA, from the coding sequence ATGAGCATGGAAAAGGTAAAGTTAGGTTCACAAGGGGCAATCGTCTCCCGCATGGGTCTCGGTTGTATGGGTATGAGTGAGTTTTACGGCGAGCGCAACGATGAGGAGTCGGCAGCGACCTTGCTGCGTGCCCTCGATCTCGGCATCAATTTTCTCGATACCGCCGACGTCTACGGTATCGGCGACAACGAGGAGCTTATCGGGAAAACCATCGCCAGCCGTCGCGACGAGGTCTTTCTCGCCACTAAATTCGCCAACCTCCGCACCAAGGCAGACCCAAACACATGGTCGCTGAGCGGAAAGCCCGAGTACGTTCGCGCCGCCTGCGATGCCTCGCTCCAGCGCCTCGGCCTCGACCACATCGACCTCTACTACCAGCACCGCGTCGATCCCAATACTCCCATTGAAGACACGGTCGGAGCCATGGCGGAACTGGTAAAGCAAGGCAAAGTAAGGTACTTAGGGCTATCCGAGGCGTCTCCGGCGACCATTCGCCGCGCCCATAAGGTGCACCCCATTACTGCGCTCCAGACCGAGTACTCTCTGTGGGAGCGCCACGTCGAGGCCGAGATTCTGCCCACGGTACGCGAGCTTGGCATCGGATTCGTTCCGTATAGCCCGTTGGGTCGCGGCTTTTTGACCGGAACCATCGCCAAAGTGAGCGATCTGGGCGAAAAGGACACCCGCAACGCTCGATATCCCCGTTTCAGCAACGAGGCCCTCGCACAAAACCAGGTTCTGGTCGAGCGCGTTCGTGCTATCGCCGAGCGCAAAGGGGTGAAGGCCGGGCAACTAGCGCTGGCCTGGGTTCTGGCGCAGGGAGAGGACGTTGTGCCGATCCCCGGAACCAAGCGGCGCAAATACCTCGAAGAGAACGCCGCAGCCGCTTCGATCAAGCTGACGCCAGCCGAGGTTGAGGAGCTTGCCGCAGCCGTCCCGCAGGAGGAGATTACGGGTGAGCGCTACGCGGAGGCCAGTTTGAAGTCGATCGATAAGTCAGCTTGA
- a CDS encoding gamma-glutamyl-gamma-aminobutyrate hydrolase family protein, producing MKPRIAIPLPTSTDAEYNRIAWPVYAAAIEKSGGHPVEIPLNLSPRQTADLINTCQSVLLPGSPADVNPHKYGHDPVPECKPADAGRENVDELLIQDAHNLYKPIFAICFGTQSLNVWRGGTLVQHLAPMPVNHPAGRSVAVAHTAAIAPDSLLATMIPLEEAPEQDGYLRLPVNSSHHQAIGIPGDGLRVSARCPQDAVIEAVEGGQTPDSSHFVLGVQWHPERSYEISAASRALFHRFIAEATAWIPRSIHISVSK from the coding sequence ATGAAGCCGCGCATCGCCATTCCGCTCCCCACCAGCACCGACGCCGAGTACAACCGCATTGCCTGGCCCGTCTACGCCGCTGCCATCGAAAAATCAGGCGGCCACCCCGTAGAAATCCCCCTCAACCTCTCCCCGCGTCAGACCGCCGACCTCATCAACACCTGCCAGTCCGTTTTGCTGCCCGGCAGCCCCGCCGATGTCAACCCGCACAAATACGGCCACGACCCCGTCCCCGAGTGCAAACCAGCCGACGCGGGCCGCGAGAATGTAGACGAGCTGCTCATTCAGGACGCCCACAACCTCTATAAGCCCATCTTCGCCATCTGCTTCGGCACGCAGTCGCTGAACGTCTGGCGCGGCGGCACCCTCGTGCAGCATCTCGCCCCCATGCCGGTGAACCACCCCGCCGGGCGCAGCGTGGCCGTCGCCCACACTGCCGCCATCGCGCCCGACTCCCTGCTCGCCACCATGATTCCTCTTGAAGAGGCTCCCGAGCAGGACGGCTACCTCCGCCTGCCCGTCAACTCCAGCCACCACCAGGCCATCGGCATCCCCGGCGACGGCCTCCGCGTCTCGGCCCGTTGTCCGCAGGACGCCGTCATCGAAGCCGTCGAGGGCGGCCAAACGCCCGACAGCAGCCACTTCGTTCTCGGTGTCCAGTGGCATCCCGAGCGCAGCTATGAGATCAGCGCTGCCTCCCGCGCCCTCTTCCACCGCTTTATCGCTGAGGCCACTGCGTGGATTCCCCGCTCCATCCATATCTCGGTCTCGAAGTAG
- a CDS encoding 1-acyl-sn-glycerol-3-phosphate acyltransferase — MSEPIDEAVKARHLDQSGRSGAATEARHLDRSEAEWRDPCISPEPPQNSKSDSELGDPQIPSKNRLLPWLTYLLLLPLIALATIAFGCVSLIAGLWDKSGRQQHAIAHAWAKVLLLLSLSPVTLIGAEKLHEHESAVYASNHLSYYDTPVLFAKLPFQFRILAKQALWKIPFIGWYLNRSGQVPVDQSGVRSAIVSLNRGVATLKAGLPLVLFPEGGRAATGETQPFVSGAAYMAIKAQLPLIPLTLVGTYELLPIHTYHLTPRPLAIIVGDPIPTTGLTTRDADALTQRLREVITTTYMQHHREHGPGTRE; from the coding sequence ATGAGCGAGCCGATTGACGAGGCAGTAAAAGCACGTCATCTCGACCAAAGTGGCCGATCCGGAGCTGCAACAGAAGCACGTCATCTCGACCGAAGCGAAGCGGAGTGGAGAGACCCCTGTATTTCGCCCGAACCACCACAGAACTCCAAGTCAGATTCCGAGCTGGGCGACCCGCAAATCCCGTCAAAGAACCGCCTCCTCCCCTGGCTGACCTACCTCCTGCTCTTGCCTCTGATTGCCCTCGCCACCATCGCCTTCGGCTGCGTCTCGCTCATCGCCGGCCTGTGGGACAAGTCCGGGCGCCAGCAACACGCCATCGCCCACGCCTGGGCCAAGGTCCTGCTCCTCCTCAGCCTCTCGCCCGTCACCCTCATCGGGGCCGAAAAGCTCCACGAGCATGAGAGTGCTGTCTACGCCTCCAACCACCTCAGCTACTACGACACCCCGGTCCTCTTCGCCAAGCTGCCCTTCCAGTTCCGCATCCTCGCCAAGCAGGCCCTCTGGAAGATCCCCTTTATTGGCTGGTACCTCAACCGCTCCGGCCAGGTCCCGGTCGACCAATCCGGCGTCCGCTCCGCCATCGTCAGCCTAAATCGCGGCGTAGCCACACTTAAAGCCGGTCTCCCCCTGGTCCTTTTCCCTGAAGGTGGCCGCGCTGCCACCGGCGAGACCCAACCTTTCGTCTCAGGCGCAGCCTACATGGCCATCAAGGCGCAGCTCCCCCTCATCCCGCTCACGCTGGTCGGAACCTACGAGCTGCTCCCCATCCACACCTACCACCTCACGCCGCGCCCATTGGCCATCATCGTAGGCGACCCCATCCCCACCACCGGCTTAACCACCCGCGACGCCGACGCCCTTACCCAGCGTCTCCGCGAAGTCATCACCACCACTTATATGCAGCACCACAGGGAGCATGGACCAGGGACCAGGGAATAG
- a CDS encoding folylpolyglutamate synthase/dihydrofolate synthase family protein: MSYIAAVDHLYALGHELTQPSPTAPRRKFDLAHMRALMAALGDPQNTFPSVLIAGTNGKGSTASTLASILTAAGYRTALYTSPHLIRVNERIQIDGIQISDEDFARLYFQVDDAANRLVFEGALPHHPSFFEVLTALAFLYFAGQAEDSASDSAPEAPSALRVAVAVLEVGLGGRLDATNIVEPLLSIITDIALDHQDYLGDTIAAITREKAGILRANGTLITLPQHPEANQAIGEAAATLNLTAISAAPFVPPTRVPAAQQPGAPRLDSETWVSEAPQTLPPNHYTLTLDHQPLEINSPLHGQHQQRNIALAIAAAVALRNQISYKSNTTSNQTSYKITNTAIEAGIRNTSWPGRLELIPGHPPLLLDVAHNPAGAWTLRAAIAQLPSAQPRTLIFSCLRDKSLKEMSQILLPLFDSNSGDPDRVRDHVLLAPIDNPRAASLSDLLAAAHALDIPAHAAPHIAAALAEARAVTPPDGIIIATGSVYLVGEVRNLALTSGDSPA; encoded by the coding sequence ATGTCCTACATCGCTGCGGTCGATCACCTCTACGCGCTCGGCCACGAGCTTACACAGCCCTCTCCCACCGCGCCGCGCCGCAAGTTCGACCTCGCCCACATGCGCGCCCTCATGGCCGCTCTCGGCGATCCGCAGAACACCTTCCCCTCCGTCCTCATCGCCGGGACCAACGGCAAAGGCTCCACCGCCTCCACCCTCGCCAGCATCCTCACCGCCGCCGGCTACCGCACCGCCCTCTACACCTCGCCGCACCTCATCCGCGTCAACGAGCGCATCCAGATCGACGGCATCCAGATCTCCGACGAAGACTTCGCCCGCCTCTACTTCCAGGTTGATGACGCCGCCAACCGCCTCGTCTTCGAAGGCGCCCTGCCTCACCACCCCAGCTTCTTCGAAGTCCTCACCGCCCTCGCCTTCCTCTACTTCGCCGGTCAGGCAGAAGACTCCGCCTCAGATTCCGCGCCGGAGGCGCCTTCCGCCCTGCGCGTAGCAGTCGCCGTCCTCGAAGTCGGCCTCGGAGGCCGTCTCGATGCCACCAACATCGTCGAGCCGCTCCTCTCCATCATCACCGACATCGCACTCGACCATCAGGACTACCTCGGCGACACCATCGCCGCCATCACCCGCGAAAAGGCAGGCATCCTCCGCGCCAACGGAACCCTCATCACCCTGCCCCAGCACCCCGAGGCCAACCAGGCCATCGGCGAAGCCGCCGCCACCCTCAACCTCACCGCCATCAGCGCCGCCCCCTTCGTCCCCCCCACCAGAGTTCCCGCAGCACAACAACCGGGTGCCCCACGTCTCGATTCTGAGACGTGGGTTTCCGAAGCCCCACAAACCCTCCCCCCCAACCACTACACCCTGACCCTCGACCACCAACCCCTCGAAATAAACTCCCCGCTCCACGGCCAGCACCAGCAACGCAACATCGCCCTGGCCATAGCAGCCGCAGTAGCATTACGCAACCAGATTAGTTACAAATCAAACACTACAAGTAACCAAACCAGTTACAAAATCACCAACACCGCGATCGAAGCAGGAATCCGCAACACAAGCTGGCCCGGCCGTCTCGAACTCATCCCCGGCCATCCGCCGCTCCTGCTCGACGTGGCCCACAACCCCGCCGGTGCCTGGACCCTCCGCGCCGCCATCGCCCAGCTTCCTTCCGCCCAGCCCCGCACCCTGATCTTCAGTTGTCTCCGCGACAAGTCGCTCAAAGAAATGTCGCAGATCCTTCTCCCTCTCTTCGACTCCAACAGCGGCGACCCCGACCGCGTCCGCGACCACGTCCTGCTCGCCCCCATCGACAACCCGCGCGCCGCCTCGCTCTCCGATCTGCTCGCCGCCGCCCACGCCCTAGACATCCCCGCCCACGCCGCGCCGCACATCGCCGCCGCTCTCGCTGAAGCCCGCGCGGTCACCCCACCCGACGGCATCATCATCGCCACCGGTTCGGTCTACCTCGTAGGCGAGGTCCGCAACCTGGCCCTCACCTCGGGGGACAGCCCCGCATGA